GCCAGGCGTCGGCGGGTCTGCCGATGCTGGGCCAGCACGACCGCGGAGTTCCCCAGCAGATTGGTGGTGGTCTCGTAGCCCGCGACGAGCAGCAGCGCGCAGAAGCCGAGGACTTCCTCGTCGGTCAGTCTGATCCCGTCGACTGTGGCGTTCGCCAACGCCGACATCATGTCCTCGCGGGGGGTTTGGCGGCGGTCGGCGAGGAAGTCGGTGAAGTAGGCGTAGATCGAGGTGGCGGCGGTCAGTGCGTCGGTGGTTTGTCCGTGGTTGACGTCGACCTGGACCAGTTGGCTCGACCACAATCGGAACTGATCACGATCGGTGGCGGGAATGCCCAGTAGATCGGCGATCACCGCGGCGGGCAGGATCGCGGCGAAGTCGGTCACGAAGTCCGCCGAACCAGAGCCCTCGTCGAGGCGCTCGAACAACTCCGCGGCCATCTGTGTGATGGCGCCCTGCAGCCCGGCCACCCGCCGGGGAGTGAACGCCCGGCTCACCAGGGCACGCAACTGGTCGTGGCGCGGAGGGTCCATCACGATCATCATCGGCAGGAACGAGCCGATGAAGTCCGATCCCGGTGGGGTGGGGAAGATGCCGTCCACCGAGGAGTACGTGCCGTGATCCAGTGCTGCGGCCTGGACGTCGGCGTGCCGGCTCAACACCCAGGTATGGGATTCCTCGGCGCGGTACACCGGAGCCGTGTCACGCAACGACCGATACGTCGGATAGGGGTCGTTGAGAATCGAGGCGTCGAACGGGTCGTAACGAATTTGCACCGAGACCACCAAGACCTCCGACCACCAAAGTAACGACGGTTTAGACTCGCAGTCTAAACCGGCCGAACGGGACAGGGGGGCAATGCGCAAGATTCCACGTCAGATCTCTGACCGGCTTCCCGCCGCGGCGGACTTGTTCGCCGAGAAGGGGCTCAACGACTCCAAGATCGAAGACGTCGCCGCGGTGACCGGTGTGCCGAAAGCGACGCTGTACTACTACTTCGCCGGTAAAGAGGACATCCTTGCTTTCCTGCTCGAAGACCTCCTCAAGGACATCTTCGATGCTGTGACCGCGATCGTGCACACCGGCGGCACCGGTGCCGAACGCCTCGAACTCGTGATCCGCGCACAACTGCGGGCAATGGCGCAGCGGCCAGCGGTATGCCGTGCACTCATCGGCGAATTGGGACGAGCGGCCCGCATGCCGGCTATCGCCGAGATGATCAATACCGCCTACCAACAACCCGTCGAAACCCTGCTCATCGAAGGGGCCCGCGACGGATCCCTCGTCGCTCAGCCCGATGCGCGATCGACGTCGATTGCGCTGTTCGGCGCGGTCACCATCAATGCACTCATGTACCTGGTCACCGATAACCACCTCGACGAGACGGTGGTCGCCAGCACCCTCAGCGCCGTCATGTTCGACGGGCTGCGCCCGCGCACAGGAGACCAGTCATGAGCACCTACGGCCTGTCGGTTCTCGGCGCGGATCTGAAGTCACTGGCCCAGACCGCCCAGGCCGCTGATGCGGCCGGGTTCGACGCCGTATGGGCCTCGGAGTTCTATTCTCGGTCCGGATCGATCTCCATGGCCGCGATGGCCAACAGCACCCAGAACTGTCGGATCGGTTCCTCCATTCTCTACGGCGTCGGCCGAAGCCCCCTGGTGCTGGCCACCGAGGCGCGCGACCTCGACGAACTCTCCAACGGACGACTGGTACTCGGCATCGGCAACGGCACCAAACGGATGATGGGCGACTGGCACGGCGTGCCCGACACCTCCGCACCCGCCCTGCGGATGGAAGAACTCGTGATGCTGCTGCGCCGGATATGGAACCTGCATGAAGGCCCGATCCATCACGAGGGCCGTTTCTACAGAATGAATCTCACCCCGACCGGCGACGTGGGACCCTCCAGCAGGCCGATCCCGATCGTCACTGCCGGTGTCCGGCCCCGGATGTGCGAGGCGGCCGGGCGGGTGGCCGACGGCCTAGCCGGACATCCGCTGTTCACAACCACCTACGTCGAAGAGGTCGTCCGGCCCGCTATCGCCAGGGGCGCCGCGCACACCGGCCGCGACCCCAATGACGTGGAAATCATTTCCATGGTGATGTGCGCCATCCACGACGACGCCGAGGTCGCCAGGCGCGAACTGGCGCAGCAGATTGCGTTCTACTCCTCGGTCAAATCCTACGAGACGGTACTCGATGTGAACGGCTTCGCCAGCGAAGGCCGAGCCATCCGGCAAGCATTCGCCCAGCGCGATTTCCCGGCGATGTTCGCCGCTGTGTCCGAGGAGATGATCGACGCCATGGGTGTCGCCGGGACGGCGCACGAGGTCCGTGAACAATTGAGACGGTACAACGGCGTCCTCGACCACATCATGCTGTATTCACCATCGGTCGGCATCACTGCCGAACGCGTGCAACAAAACCTCGACAGCATCATCCGGGAATGCTCGCCCGCCTCGATGTCGCCAGGGCGGTCCTGTCCACGTTCAACCTGATCCACGTATTGCCGCCCAAGTCGACCCGTCGCAGTGTCCGCGGCCGGATTAGTGGGTCTGCCGCGCCGACCCCGCCGATGATTGCCTGACGCTGTTGACGATGTTGGCGTCGTCGGTGTCGGGGAGGTCATGGCGGACCACGCGTACCCGTCCTTGAGGTAGACAGGCCATGTAGCCGTGGCGCATGCCATAGAGCTCCCACGCTGTCTGTTCAGCGTCGGGATCGACATCGATGCGATGTCCGCGCGAGAAGCTCAGGTGTAGCCCTCCATCGTCGCTGGACCAGGCCTGGGTGCACAGTGCGCCTGCGAGGTTCAGCAGCGGGCGTTCGTGGGTCGCGATCCTGAGGGGGTCAATACGCACCGTCTCGATGGGGTAGGTGCCGACGGCAGGAAGCGTCAATAGTAGGGGGCAGGAGATGACGATTTCGTTGTAATCATCGAAATCCAGAACCAGGCCGCCGTGCAGCGAGAGGCGTTGTACGACAAGGTTTTCGATCCATTGGGTGTACATGGCAGTCTCTTTTCGACGCATCGTTGAGCCGTATCCCCAAAGAGTACGCCAAGTATCGCTGCGATACCAGCAGTATCGTTACCGGTAGACGGCTGGCCTAGCAGCGCTGGTCACGACGCGCCTGGTGGCTCGGTCAATGCGGTCGCGGGTGTCGGCGGCTGTCGCGCGGTGGCCGCTGAAGGCCACGAGGTTGGCCAGCCAGATGTCGGAGATGATCCCAGCCACGTGCAGATCGGTAGGAGTGGGCTCGCCGCCCCTGAGCGTGCGGGCCAGCAGGATCTGGATCTCATCGGCCGCGCGGTCGAGTTCCGCGGCGGCGCGAGTATCTGCGACTGCGAAGGCCCGTGTCATGGCCGTCGTCAGCCATGGGTCGCGCTGCCAGCGGTCATGCAGATGTGCGGTGAGCCGTTCGAGCCGTTCCAGCGGTGTGCCCTCACCACTCGCCCAGTCCCCGGCCGAGTCGAGTCGACGGAACTCGCGCGTCAGCGCTGCCACCAGCAAGTGGGTTTTCGCCGGGAAATAGCGGTAAAGCGTGCCGACGGCGATGCCGACCCGCTCGGCAACTGTCCGCATCTGAACCGCCTCGTAACCACCCGCCGCGGCCACGACCAAAGCTGCATCAAGAATGGTCTCCCGGCGCCGTGCGGACGCGCGTGAACGCGACGCGTTAGCGGCTCGCTTCTCTGCAGCGACCGAGTTCGCTTCCGAAGGCGGGGTTTTCCCGTGGCTGCGCGCCTGAGGGACAGTCATGACGGCTCCGGGTCGAGGCCGCCGCGGCGCGAGAACTGCTCCAGAAGATCGCCGAAAGCGCTGACATCGCCGTGTGCGGCGAAGTGCTCAGGGCTGACGACAATGAACACTGCACTGGCGGTGAAGCGGGCGATCCCACCCTCACCCGTGCCTGTCGCCGTGACATGCAGCGCCCGCCCTTCACGAGAGACGATGTGGGCAGTAATCCGGTGGGTCTGATGCAGCGGCACCGGCCGCAAATATTCGACCGTCAGGGTGCGGGTCACCGCCGGGGTTCCGGCGATCCACAACGTGAAGCCCAGGACGTCATCACATGCCGCGGCCACTGCCCCGCCATGGGCCAGGCCCGGGGCCCCGATATGGCGCTCATCGAACGTCACATCGGTGTACACCGCGTCGCCGCTACGATGCACCACCAACCGCAGTCCGTGGGGGTTGTCCGGGCCGCAACCCATGCATGTCGTGGTGTGCGAGGGCAGCCGCTCGGGCGGCAACAGGCTTTCGGGCACCGTCACCCTCCAATACGATCGGTTTCGCTGCGCTACCGTTAGTACCACACTGCTAGACTGCCGTGACAGCATCGCGTGAAGATCGACCGCCGAGGTGAACGAGTGAGCGACAGTCAGGCAGTGCCCGTCCCTGACGACGACGTGGACCCTCGGCTCATCCGGTCACGCACCCGGCTGCTGGATGCTGCGGCAACGCTACTGAGCACCGGTGGGGTGGAAGCGGTCACTATCGATGCCGTCACCAAAGCATCCAAAGTGGCCCGAACCACGCTGTACCGCCACTTCCACAGTTCGTCGCATTTACTGGCAGCCACGTTCGAACGCCTACTTCCACAAGTGACCACTCCGGCACCGACCAGCGGACCCCTCCGTGAGCAGCTGATCGAATTGCTCAGCCGCCAAGCCGCCCTTTTCAACGACGCACCGCTGCATGTCACGACACTCGCGTGGCTCTCATTGGGGCCCACCGGCTCCAATGCCCAAGCGGAAGACCGCCACACATCCGGGGCGCTACGGACCCGAGTTGTCGATCAATATCGTCAACCATTTGACGCCGTACTCACCAGCCCAAAAGCTCAAGCCGAACTCAACGACTTCGACCAGGAACTGGCGCTTTGCCAACTCGTCGGACCACTCGCCTTCGCCCGAATGACCGGGCTTCGCACTATCACTCACAATGACTGCGCGAACATCGTCGATGACTTTCTCGCCGCCCACCGCAACACCGACAGCGACGCCATAAAATCGAACATCGCCACCAAGAAGACGGGCCGCCCGGCGCGCTCAGCTCGCTAGGCACAACGAAATCACAATGTCGAGCCGGCTGGTCTTCGGGCCCTTTTCGCCTCTCGCAAATCGCGTCGGTGATGGCATCGAAGGACCATTCGTCGCCATCATCGGCGAGGCCGTACGCTGGTTTCCGTTCCACAGCGAGGTGCGGAGACTCGCAGCAGGGTAGTGAGCTACCCGAAGTGCAGGTCACCCGCGGTTCGGCGTCTCAGACGCTTGAGGGCGCGCAACTGCTTGAACCCGTTTCTCGATTGCTTGACTTGTGGCGAGGAGGATTGACAAAGAACAACTTTGACGAGAGCAGGCGAATCGTGGCCTCGGCGGCATGGAGTGGTTACGACATCGCTGTTGCGAGTTAGCTCCGCCTTCGATGCGGCATTGATCTGCCGCGTTCGGTGACGTAATCGGTCCAGTCGCGGGCGGCGAGTTTGGCCCAGGCGGCTGCGTTCTTGGTGGTGATCGCGAGCAGTTCGGCCAGCACGGGTGCGGGCATGTCGCTGGCGAGCTGGAAGAGGGCGGCTTTGCGATGTTCGTAGGGTTTCACCCCGACCGCGACGAGCTGGGTGCGGATGTTCTCGGTGGACAGGTGGGTGCCGGGAAGTCGGCCGGGGAACAGCCAGCCCGTATGGGATGGGGTGTAGCGGCTTTCGCATTGCTGCTCCAGATGCTCGCGGATGAGGTCGTCGAGTAGGGGAGGCATTTGGATGGGGATGGCGGCGAAGACGACATGCACGGCGTGATCGTCGGAGATCGAGATTTGGCTTGATCGCAGGGCGACGATGCGCGAAAGAGGTTGGGCGAACAACAATGTGAGCAGTCCCGCGATGCGGGTTTTGCGGCGGATTGTGTCGTCGTGCAGCAGCCGCCCGACGGCGGCCCACCGCTGGGAATCCGAGACGGTTACCGAGGGAGGTGACCGTGGCGGATCGGTGACCCTCAGTGTGGTGTTGATGCGGGATTGGCGTAGCCAGACGAGGAAGGCGTACTCGGCAGTGAGCGGCCTCCGGTGGAGCGCCTGGTAGCGCTCCAGCATCTCCTGTGTCGCTGTCGCCGGAGTGGCGTCGTGGGTGTGCAGAAACGCCATGAACTGAATCGCCACGCGGACGCGACGACGGCAGGCATCGGTCATCGATCTCGTCAGCCGGTTCTCGTGGGAGGCCTTGCGCATCTGGCGCAGTACATGCCAATGCGCGAATCGGCGAACGATGGCGGCGTCTTCGGCCGGAAGCTCGGCTACAACGTCCTCGATCCAGGGCAGCATCCGTTCGACGCGGATGTCGATCGGGCCCAGAACGCCGACCGCGACCAGGAGGCTGCGCAAGTAATCGTGGGCTCGGTCCGAGGGAAGATCGCTGAAGGTGTCGTGGCTGATTTCACGCGTTCCGCAGGCCATGTCGCGAAGGAGCTGCGGGCCGGTACCGGGCTTCTTTCGCAGCCACCAGAGCACCGTCTGTGGGCGGTCGGCGTTGATCAGTTCGTCGAACACGGGCCGTAGTCGGTGATGAATCGTGCCGCTGATCGGGTCGGTGAGCAGCTCGGTGAGGCGCTCGCGTAGGAAGCAGCGGGCGCATCGGTAGAACCCGTAGGGGTGTTCTTCGCGGCCGCATTCGCTGCAGGTGAAGATCGATGCGACACCGGCGCAGGAGGCGCACACGATGGCATCGTCGAGCTGCCACGCCAGTGGCCGCACGGTCTCACACCGCGGGCATTTCTCGGGGTGATAGTGCCGTCTGCGACGGCATGCGACACAGATGCGACGCCCGTGCGTCAGTGGGGTTAGCCGGATGGTGCTTGCACACTCCCAGCAGGCCCGCTGAGTCACTGGTTGTCGTGGGGGCGGCGGATGGTGGCGCGGATGGGTCGCAGGTCGCCGATGCCGGGTCCGCTGTCGTTGACCGCGGGCGCCTCACGGACTTGTTCGGCGACGAGCTCGAGCAGGTCGTTGGGCGTGCACGACAAGATGTCGCAGAGGGCGGCGAGCAGGTCGAGATTGATGCGCTGCGGGGGCTTGGTCGCGATCCGGTGCACCATCTGTCGGGAGATCTCCACGCCACGCTCGTGCAGCGGTGCGACAAGGTCGGTGGTGGCGAACATTCCGTTCTGGGCCATCAGCTGACGCAGGTTCCACCGCAGCACGGTCCTAGTGCTCATCTCCGCCTTCACCTGTCGTCGTGGATGATCCGTAGACGCGGCGCAGCGCCGCCTGCAGTGTTTTGGTCTTGAAGTCGTCGGACACCGAGGTATAGATCGCGGTGGTCGAGGCATACGAGTGCCCCACCTGTTCGGTGACGAACCGCTCCGGATAACCGAACTCGATCAGATGGGTGACATAGGAGTGCCGCAGGCAGTGCAAGGTGAGCTCGGCAGGCAGTCCCGCTTGCACCCGTGCGACGGCGAATCGCCTATCCATGGTCTTGGTCGCCACGCGCCGTCGACGCTCGGTCAGCCAGAGCTCTTGACGGTTCCCGGGGCTGAGGAGTGGGCGGCCGTGGTCGACCCATTGGCGCAGTCCGTCGATCACCCAGTCGAACTCCGGAACGGCGAGCACGGTGCGACGCCTGGGAGAGCTGCCGCGACGTGATTTGGCGTAGCGAACGTGGACGGCGCCGAACGTGCCCCAGGCCGGCATCCGCGAGTTCGGACGCAGGTCGGCGAGATCGAGATAGCACAGCTCGCGGCGGCGTAAACCGAAGGCGTAGGCCGTCTTGATCATCTGTGCGTCGCGCAGCGCCGCGAACGCGCCTTTGTTCCTGGACCGAGCGAGAACATCGACGCGATCATCGAGGAAATCGAACAATGTTTCCAGTTCGTCGTAGGTGAACGGGCGACGCGCGGGCTTGCCCTCGTAGTCGACCAGATGCGCGGCGGTGTTGTAGTCGTGACAGACCTGCGATGGGATCCGTCCGAACCTGTTCTCGCATTGCGCGATCCAACCGTAGCGGCTATCGAGTAGGTAGTCGCAGAACATCCGCAACGACATGTGATAGCCGCGAATGGTCGACGGTGCTTTGCGTTCCGGGCCCGACATCAAAGCGGCCGTGAAGTCTTCGACATCGCCGGCAGTCCAGTCCCACGGAGGCGCCCCGGCGAACTCTGCGAACCGCCGCACCAACGCCAGCCGCGGCTCGATCGTGGCCTCAGCAGCGAGTAGCCGAGACGCCTGTTGACGACCCCACCCAGACAGCATCGCTTCGAAGACTGCGCTGGCCTCGTCCAGGTGAACCACGCCCGAGGCAAGAACCAAGTGCGCCGACCCCGGAACGCTCACAAGAGAACCTCCATCTATCGTCAACTTAGAGTTGTCAATGACAACCGCAAGTTACCACACCTGCGAGCGAAATCCGTCTACCAGGAGGAACACGAAAGTGGTTCAATGAAGCGCATCCGGCGCTGGTCCCATGCGCCAGATATACGCGTCAACTTCAGGTTGATTCGCGACCTTCCGACCCATAGTGCAAGAGGTGTGTGGTCTGTGGTGGGGCGACGGAAGGGGGTCATGGGGCAGGGAGCTGGGTGGGCGGTGCTCGGTGGTGAGTGACGCGGGCTGTGGGCGTGGTGAGGTGAGTGGTGGTAGACGGATGCGGTGAAGGCGAAAAAATTGGTGAGAGGCGAATGTGGCTGCGGTGGTGGTCCGCTCGCCGGTGGACCTTCTACTGTCGGCGACTATGACAGCAGCAACGTCCAAGGTGGAAGCCCGGCGCCGGGCACGCGAAGCGACCCGACGCGCCAACGAGGAACGCGCCGCGCGGGATAAGGCGAACATCGATGACGCCGCGGACTTTCTCGTCGCGGTCGGCAAGGTCGCCGAAGTCGAAAGTTGGAAGAGGGAGCGCCTGGCCCAGCTGCGCGCGCAGGTCGACGCAGAAGCGGCCAAGCGGGTGGCTGGCCATCGGGCCAAGGCCGGCGCGGCGGTCGCACGTATGCAGGGCCGTGGTGAGACGCTGACGACCATCGCCGCACGGACCGACGTCGGAATCGGGATCGTCCGCACCATGGCACGGCATGCTCCGAAATGCGAGAAGCGGACTGCCGGGAATGGTTCGCATGCACTAGGTCTGGAGGCATTGTCCGGCCCGACCGCTCAGGGGGTTGACCCCCACGCTGACCAGCCTCCGGCGGATGCAGCCTCGGCGTGACGCACTGCGCAACGGTGCAACGAGGCCGGTGGTGCACGACGATGTGCACGGCCGGGGTGCGTGGGTCGGCGGGTGCGTGGGCCATCATGGAGGTGCGCCGTTACGCCGGTCGGCCCGCTGACGCACACGCCGGTCGCGCCCCTGGTGCTGCGAACCGGCCTGTGCGTCCGACTACACCAGGTCTGCCCAGCGCGGTGGGGAGCGCTCGACGTGGCAGGGGCTGCGCAGCGGTAAAGGGGCACCCGGGAGCAGGGTTACGGCACCGGTGGAGCGGGCCGCGGTGGCCGCGCTGAATGTCAGTGCCGGCGGATAGGTTCAACGGCCATGAGAAGCGCGGGACAGCTTGTTGTTGATCAGCGTGTGCACGCTGCCGAGATCACGCGCTTTCACAGCCATGTCGTCTGCGGCCCAACGGCTTCGGATTGCGACATCTGGACCGGCGCGATCGGCGCCGATGGCTACGGTCAGCTCTACCTGACCCGCGAGCGTTCAGGATTGTGCGTTCGCCCGCACCGCTACGCGTTGGCGATCGTGTCCGGTGTAGTGGCCGCTGGGGTGCTCGGGCTCCACGAATGCGACAACCGTGTGCGTCAAGATCTCGGCGGCAACAAAACCCCATCAGCACGTCGGTCCGGCCCGCAGGGTGACAACATTGAGCGGATGGCGCGGATGCATCGCGGCGGCGGCCGATATGCGTTGCGACGCCTCGACGGTCGCGGTATTCGACGGGAACGGTCGGCGACGCTGCGGGAGGCGGTGCGCCATGGTGGGGACGCGGCGCTGCTCGGTGATCAGGCCACGCTGTGGTGACATACGTCAGGGCCCCCCTGGAGCCGGTGCGCGTGGGAGCGGGTGCGGCGAGCTGGATGGTCTGGCGCGCGGTGTCGCAGTGCCGAGCTGGAAGGGTGTGCGGCGGTGGTGTCGCGCGCGGGCGCTTAGCCGCGCTGCACGAGTACCGCGTCGCGTGACGTCGCACCGTGTTGGCGTCGAACAACACGAGCAGAGCAGAAACTCGGGCGGTGCGGGCCCGGCAGATGCGGTGCCGCCCGATCGTTTCGCCGTGCCGTGGCCGTTGAGATCGACGCGCGGCGTGTTGCTCAAGCGCGCAAGCTTGAAGAACTGACCGACGCGGGGGGCAGAAAGCCTGAGGTAAGCAAGAGTGGCCTTGCCGCGCTGCACGGTGCCGGCGAGGAGGTCGGGGTGCGATCGCATTGTTCTGCGCGCTGGTAGCACCTGCCGCCGTGTCCTCCTCATCGCCCTGTATCGGGTGCCACGCCGTGCTATTCGGGGATGCCGGGCGGTTCGCTTCGAGTGGCGAGGACACGGGACACCGGATTTCAGGGCCCGTTCCGGCCTCAGTGGATGGACCGGTTGTTTCGCAAGGCCCGGCTGGACAGCGGCTGCCTGGCCTCGTAACCTAACCGTGACCTACGTATCTAGTACGTACTTGCTTACTTTGCCGAAGGTTTTCGCTGTTGTGAATTCATCTGTGCTGGCGGTCCTGCCGCGCGCGTTGGGTAGACGGTTCGTCTGCATTTTGGTGGCTTTCGGCGTTGTTGCTGCGCTTTTGGCAACCGATGTGCGCGCTGATCCGGCGGCTGATGCGCTTGCCGAACTGACTGAATTGTCGCGTCTGGCGGAGCAGACCACCGAGCAGATTCACACGGCGCAGATCGACCTTGACGAGAAGCTCGCAGCGCAGCAGGTTGCGGAGAAGGGGGCGGTTTCGGATCGCATGGCCGCGGATGCAGCGGCGGCCGATCTGGTGAGGTATCAGGCTGCTGTCGACAGGTTGGCCGCGGCTGCCTACGTGGGGGGGCGCACGGATACCTTGGCGGCGGCGTTGACGGCGACGTCTCCTCAGGATTTGATCGATCAGCTGGCAGTCCAGAAGACGGTTGCGTCGGAGCTGACTGTGCAGATGGCTGCGTTCCGGTCGGCCAGTGCGCGGGCCGCGGCAACTGCGGAGGGGTCTGCGAAGTCGGCAGCCCAAGCACGGAGTGCGGCCGATGAGGCGGCGGCAGTGCGGACCGACCTGGAGGCCAAACAGCGTCGGATGGCGGAGCAGATTGCTGCTGTGCAGGCCCGCTACGACGCTTTGACGCCTGATCAGCGAGCGATTCTGGCTGACCCTGGCCCCGCGCCGCCTCCTTTGCCGTCGACTCCGCCGGTGAGCGATCCGAGCATCGTTGCTATGCCGGGCCCGGCGGGCGGGGCCTCCTTGGGGAACGGTGTTGCGGTGGTCCAGGCGGCGCTGACACGGGTGGGGTCGCCTTATACGTGGGGAGCCACCGGTCCGGATGCGTTCGACTGCTCTGGGCTGATTAAGTGGGCGTTTCTGCAGAACGGCAAGTCGTTGCCTCGGTCGAGTCAGGCGCTTGCGCAGGGCGGGCAGCCGGTGGCGCTTTCAGAGGTTCGGCCCGGCGACATCGTGACCTTCTATGCTGACGTGTCTCACGCGGGGATTTACATCGGCGACGGGTTGATGGTGCACGCGTCGACGTACGGAACGCCGGTGAAAGTGGCGCCGATCTCGTCGGCACCGATTCACAACGTGCGGCGGTACTAGGCCGCCGCCGCGGCGCTGCGTCAATCGTTGAAGAAACGGCTGGTGATTTCCGTCCACTTGCGGATCTCGTCGATGGTGTGAGCGACGTGCAGCGTCGAGTCGGGGATCAGCTCAGCGAGGCGCTCGGCGGTGGAGATGGGATGCAAGGGGTCGGTGTCCCAGGCCAGCACCAAAGTGGGCTGGCGAATGGAGGTCAGCCGATTGGGGTCGGGTAGATCGGAGGAGCCGACTCCGCGCAGCGCGGCGGAGACCACATCGTCGTCGACGCCGGGTTCGAATTTGCCGTGCCGGTAGTTGGCGAAGATCGGCAGTGGGGGAGCTTCGGCCCATTGTTGTCGCCAAGCGGTTGTTCCAATGGAGTCGATGAGGTCGGCGGTGTCGAAGTACCACTGGCGCAGTTGATCGGGCCCTGTTTCCCAGGCGACGGGAGGGATCACCAGTGCCAGCCGCCTGAATCGGCGAGGAGCGTTGAGGGCGGCGTGCAGTGCTGCAGCGGCTCCGAGCGAGGATCCGGCGAAATCGATGGGTTCATCGAGGCCGGCCGCGTCCAGGACGCGCAGGAGATCGTTGGCTGCCTGCTCGAAGCGATAGTCCTCGGGTTCTGGTCGGCCCCGTGATGCGCCGTGTCCGCGTTGGTCGTAGGTGATCAGACGGCGGCCCTCGGCGATAGTGTCGATGTCGAAGATGCCCAGGCCGCGCACGATCTGCCGGCTCATGAGCACGCCGTGCCCATAGCCGACTGGCACCGTGTTGGGTGGGCCGCTGAGCTGGTAGGCGATGGTGGCGCCATCGGTGATGAGAAGGTGGTCATCCGGCATTGCGGCTCCTCAGATGCGTTGGTGCGGTATTCCGTGGGGTTTCGGGCCAGCCGTCTATTCGACAGCGGTGAGGACGTTGACGGTCGCGCCGTTGTCGGTGGAGGTGTAGATGGCGGTATCTGTGGCGATGTAGACCTGACCGTTGCCCGCGGCGAGCAGGGCCTGGGGTTTGTTGTTGAGCGAGTGGCCCGGCTGCCAGGTCTGCCCGTCGTCGGCGCTGGTGTACAGCCGTCCTTCGAGGTCGGCGCCGAGCAGGGGACCGCGGTCGGGCCAGCTGATGAACAGCAGTGCCGGCGCACCGGTGACTGCGCTGAACGTCCTCGCCCCGTCGGTGCTTCGGAGCAGCCCTTGGCGTGCTGTCGCGAGGATCTCATCCGGGGCATCCGGTGATATTGCGAGGTCGACGGCGGGGACTTCTGCGCGCTGTTGCCAGGACCGCTGATCAAAACTAACCATTACGGTGCCGGATTGGCTGTCGTGACCGTAGACCCGTCCGTGGCGGTACTTGAGTGCGTGGAAGTCGGCGCTACCGTGCAATGACAGAGGTTCCCAGGACTGGCCGGCGTCGCTGCTTTTGATCAGGCCGAGGTGGGGCGGTTGTTGGCGATCGGCGGGGTCGGGGTGGCCGCT
The window above is part of the Mycolicibacterium rutilum genome. Proteins encoded here:
- a CDS encoding helix-turn-helix domain-containing protein, with product MSTRTVLRWNLRQLMAQNGMFATTDLVAPLHERGVEISRQMVHRIATKPPQRINLDLLAALCDILSCTPNDLLELVAEQVREAPAVNDSGPGIGDLRPIRATIRRPHDNQ
- a CDS encoding DUF6188 family protein translates to MYTQWIENLVVQRLSLHGGLVLDFDDYNEIVISCPLLLTLPAVGTYPIETVRIDPLRIATHERPLLNLAGALCTQAWSSDDGGLHLSFSRGHRIDVDPDAEQTAWELYGMRHGYMACLPQGRVRVVRHDLPDTDDANIVNSVRQSSAGSARQTH
- a CDS encoding LLM class flavin-dependent oxidoreductase gives rise to the protein MSTYGLSVLGADLKSLAQTAQAADAAGFDAVWASEFYSRSGSISMAAMANSTQNCRIGSSILYGVGRSPLVLATEARDLDELSNGRLVLGIGNGTKRMMGDWHGVPDTSAPALRMEELVMLLRRIWNLHEGPIHHEGRFYRMNLTPTGDVGPSSRPIPIVTAGVRPRMCEAAGRVADGLAGHPLFTTTYVEEVVRPAIARGAAHTGRDPNDVEIISMVMCAIHDDAEVARRELAQQIAFYSSVKSYETVLDVNGFASEGRAIRQAFAQRDFPAMFAAVSEEMIDAMGVAGTAHEVREQLRRYNGVLDHIMLYSPSVGITAERVQQNLDSIIRECSPASMSPGRSCPRST
- a CDS encoding tyrosine-type recombinase/integrase, encoding MSVPGSAHLVLASGVVHLDEASAVFEAMLSGWGRQQASRLLAAEATIEPRLALVRRFAEFAGAPPWDWTAGDVEDFTAALMSGPERKAPSTIRGYHMSLRMFCDYLLDSRYGWIAQCENRFGRIPSQVCHDYNTAAHLVDYEGKPARRPFTYDELETLFDFLDDRVDVLARSRNKGAFAALRDAQMIKTAYAFGLRRRELCYLDLADLRPNSRMPAWGTFGAVHVRYAKSRRGSSPRRRTVLAVPEFDWVIDGLRQWVDHGRPLLSPGNRQELWLTERRRRVATKTMDRRFAVARVQAGLPAELTLHCLRHSYVTHLIEFGYPERFVTEQVGHSYASTTAIYTSVSDDFKTKTLQAALRRVYGSSTTTGEGGDEH
- a CDS encoding cytochrome P450, with translation MVSVQIRYDPFDASILNDPYPTYRSLRDTAPVYRAEESHTWVLSRHADVQAAALDHGTYSSVDGIFPTPPGSDFIGSFLPMMIVMDPPRHDQLRALVSRAFTPRRVAGLQGAITQMAAELFERLDEGSGSADFVTDFAAILPAAVIADLLGIPATDRDQFRLWSSQLVQVDVNHGQTTDALTAATSIYAYFTDFLADRRQTPREDMMSALANATVDGIRLTDEEVLGFCALLLVAGYETTTNLLGNSAVVLAQHRQTRRRLAADRTLLGPAVEELLRYDSPAQGLSRTLTRDVTLHDTTMRQGEKVLLLFGSANRDERAFPDPDVFDIERTSEHQVAFGRGIHFCLGAALARMEARIALDALLDKVPDWEVDLESARRLRSGPIRGYTSLPITWTTPV
- a CDS encoding PaaI family thioesterase — its product is MPESLLPPERLPSHTTTCMGCGPDNPHGLRLVVHRSGDAVYTDVTFDERHIGAPGLAHGGAVAAACDDVLGFTLWIAGTPAVTRTLTVEYLRPVPLHQTHRITAHIVSREGRALHVTATGTGEGGIARFTASAVFIVVSPEHFAAHGDVSAFGDLLEQFSRRGGLDPEPS
- a CDS encoding TetR/AcrR family transcriptional regulator, which produces MRKIPRQISDRLPAAADLFAEKGLNDSKIEDVAAVTGVPKATLYYYFAGKEDILAFLLEDLLKDIFDAVTAIVHTGGTGAERLELVIRAQLRAMAQRPAVCRALIGELGRAARMPAIAEMINTAYQQPVETLLIEGARDGSLVAQPDARSTSIALFGAVTINALMYLVTDNHLDETVVASTLSAVMFDGLRPRTGDQS
- a CDS encoding TetR family transcriptional regulator, whose amino-acid sequence is MTVPQARSHGKTPPSEANSVAAEKRAANASRSRASARRRETILDAALVVAAAGGYEAVQMRTVAERVGIAVGTLYRYFPAKTHLLVAALTREFRRLDSAGDWASGEGTPLERLERLTAHLHDRWQRDPWLTTAMTRAFAVADTRAAAELDRAADEIQILLARTLRGGEPTPTDLHVAGIISDIWLANLVAFSGHRATAADTRDRIDRATRRVVTSAARPAVYR
- a CDS encoding TetR/AcrR family transcriptional regulator, coding for MSDSQAVPVPDDDVDPRLIRSRTRLLDAAATLLSTGGVEAVTIDAVTKASKVARTTLYRHFHSSSHLLAATFERLLPQVTTPAPTSGPLREQLIELLSRQAALFNDAPLHVTTLAWLSLGPTGSNAQAEDRHTSGALRTRVVDQYRQPFDAVLTSPKAQAELNDFDQELALCQLVGPLAFARMTGLRTITHNDCANIVDDFLAAHRNTDSDAIKSNIATKKTGRPARSAR